The following are encoded together in the Bradyrhizobium sp. CCGUVB1N3 genome:
- a CDS encoding formyltransferase family protein, producing the protein MRITLIGSRHFGVITLNMLREHSVDIARVVVADGEDRLAATARSAGIEAVVQANPKLVAASEIAANTDLIITAHSHARVSREALAASRLGGVGYHPSLLPRHRGKAAVEWTIKEGDPIAGGTIYHLADRMDAGAIAAQDWCFVKKGETARELWERALAPLGLKLLAEVIDYIKVHKTLPAKTQDEQFATAAPSLS; encoded by the coding sequence ATGCGCATCACCTTGATCGGCTCCCGCCATTTCGGCGTGATCACCCTGAATATGCTCCGGGAGCACAGCGTGGACATCGCGCGGGTCGTGGTCGCCGACGGCGAGGACCGCCTCGCCGCGACCGCCCGGTCGGCCGGTATCGAGGCGGTGGTCCAGGCCAATCCAAAGCTGGTGGCGGCATCCGAGATCGCTGCGAACACCGACCTGATCATCACCGCACACAGCCACGCCCGCGTCTCCAGGGAGGCGCTCGCCGCCTCGAGGCTTGGCGGTGTCGGCTACCACCCGTCGCTGCTGCCGCGTCACCGCGGCAAGGCCGCCGTGGAGTGGACCATCAAGGAGGGCGACCCGATAGCCGGCGGCACGATCTACCACCTTGCCGACCGCATGGATGCCGGCGCGATCGCCGCCCAGGACTGGTGCTTCGTCAAGAAGGGCGAGACGGCGCGCGAGCTGTGGGAGCGGGCGCTGGCCCCACTTGGCCTGAAGCTGCTTGCGGAAGTCATCGACTACATCAAGGTCCACAAGACGCTGCCGGCCAAGACGCAGGACGAGCAGTTCGCGACCGCCGCGCCGAGCCTGTCTTAG
- a CDS encoding AI-2E family transporter yields MKTLRQFLTGEDIVQLLIRLGLLALLIIWTFFIIRPFVPILTWSAVLAVAFYPAFSWLAKLLGGRPRTAAIILTLMTLGIVIGPATWLGLSAVEGARELARQLGTGDLALQSAPEQIKSWPIIGPQLYELWEQAYNNIRAVLREVAPYLQPLAGPLLSLAGDASVGTLQFLVSVFVAGFLFPHGPRLVAAGRGFLFRIVPEQSEHFLELAGATIRAVSQGVIGVAIVQALLAGVGFKLASVPSAGLLAFIVLLLSIVQIGAFLVLLPVIIWIWTAKDVTTALLLTVFLVLVGFIDTMLKPLVMGRGLNTPTIVIFVGVIGGTLAHGIVGLFIGPIVLSVAWELAMAWIRTDRADIAAEG; encoded by the coding sequence GTGAAAACCCTCCGCCAGTTCCTGACGGGAGAGGACATCGTCCAGCTTCTGATCCGGCTCGGTCTGCTCGCGCTGCTGATCATCTGGACCTTCTTCATCATCCGGCCCTTCGTGCCGATCCTGACGTGGAGCGCCGTGCTGGCGGTGGCGTTCTATCCGGCCTTCAGCTGGCTCGCCAAGTTGCTTGGCGGCCGTCCCAGGACGGCCGCGATCATCCTGACCTTGATGACGCTCGGCATCGTCATCGGGCCGGCAACCTGGTTGGGGCTGAGTGCGGTCGAGGGGGCGAGGGAGCTCGCGCGCCAGCTCGGCACCGGCGACCTCGCGCTTCAGTCGGCGCCGGAGCAGATCAAATCCTGGCCGATCATCGGCCCGCAACTCTACGAGCTCTGGGAGCAGGCCTACAACAACATCCGCGCCGTGCTGCGCGAGGTGGCGCCGTATCTCCAGCCGCTGGCGGGACCGCTGCTGTCGCTCGCCGGCGACGCCAGCGTCGGGACGCTGCAGTTCCTCGTCTCGGTCTTCGTCGCCGGCTTCCTGTTTCCCCACGGGCCGCGGCTCGTCGCCGCCGGCCGTGGCTTTTTGTTTCGCATCGTGCCCGAGCAGAGCGAGCATTTCCTCGAGCTCGCGGGCGCAACCATCCGCGCCGTGTCGCAAGGGGTGATCGGCGTCGCGATCGTTCAGGCGTTGCTCGCCGGTGTCGGCTTCAAGCTCGCCAGCGTGCCGAGCGCCGGCCTGCTCGCGTTCATCGTGCTGCTGCTGTCGATCGTGCAGATCGGCGCCTTCCTCGTGCTCCTGCCCGTGATCATCTGGATCTGGACCGCAAAGGACGTCACCACGGCGCTGCTGCTGACCGTGTTCCTCGTTCTCGTCGGCTTCATCGACACCATGTTGAAGCCGCTGGTGATGGGGCGCGGACTCAATACGCCGACCATCGTGATCTTCGTCGGCGTGATCGGCGGCACGCTCGCTCACGGCATCGTCGGCCTGTTCATCGGGCCGATCGTGCTGTCGGTGGCGTGGGAGTTGGCGATGGCGTGGATCAGGACGGATCGCGCGGATATTGCGGCTGAAGGCTGA
- a CDS encoding GFA family protein yields the protein MTTARCGCGAVTLSLPGLSKLIVACHCIDCQRRTGAPFGVGAFYPAATVTVSGRPKEFTRAAASGGKVQSYFCPDCGSTVYWKSSNLPAFIGVAIGAIADAGYTAPVRSVFEQSKHAWVEIGGAGVEHFQQGSAHKTTGTSG from the coding sequence ATGACCACTGCCCGATGCGGTTGCGGCGCCGTGACGCTGTCGCTTCCCGGACTATCCAAGCTCATCGTTGCCTGCCACTGCATCGATTGCCAGCGGCGAACCGGTGCGCCGTTCGGTGTGGGTGCGTTCTATCCCGCCGCGACCGTCACCGTTTCAGGAAGGCCGAAGGAGTTCACGCGCGCTGCCGCAAGCGGCGGGAAGGTCCAGAGCTATTTCTGCCCGGACTGCGGCTCAACGGTCTATTGGAAGTCCAGCAATCTTCCCGCGTTCATTGGCGTTGCCATCGGAGCGATCGCGGACGCAGGTTACACGGCTCCCGTCAGATCGGTGTTCGAGCAGTCGAAACATGCCTGGGTCGAAATCGGTGGCGCTGGCGTTGAGCACTTCCAGCAAGGCAGCGCGCACAAGACCACGGGTACGTCTGGCTGA
- a CDS encoding DUF3551 domain-containing protein has product MSNRDASRQEVRARRMNWIGRGTVYTTLVIVVPLIIWQILAPPDSCAALTAQPVHAGRTVRALTSCIRTGNMIIRSMLVIFALLAAGTAAVAGSASPVPYDYPWCVYGGELGYSGDCSYETREQCLASASGRSNVICKENRRLLFQQQSVQQPRAYRSR; this is encoded by the coding sequence ATGTCGAACCGAGATGCCAGCCGGCAGGAAGTGCGGGCTCGTCGGATGAACTGGATCGGCCGCGGGACCGTCTACACTACGCTGGTGATCGTGGTGCCGTTGATCATCTGGCAGATTCTTGCACCGCCAGATTCTTGCGCCGCTTTGACTGCCCAGCCGGTTCATGCTGGCAGGACTGTTCGCGCCCTAACCTCATGTATCAGGACAGGAAATATGATCATACGCTCGATGCTCGTCATATTCGCCTTGCTGGCAGCCGGGACCGCCGCAGTCGCCGGCTCCGCTTCTCCCGTCCCATATGACTACCCTTGGTGCGTCTATGGTGGGGAACTCGGCTATTCCGGCGACTGCTCCTATGAGACGAGAGAGCAATGCCTGGCGTCCGCGTCCGGCCGGTCGAACGTGATATGTAAGGAAAACCGGCGCCTTCTATTCCAGCAGCAGAGTGTGCAGCAGCCTCGGGCGTACCGTAGTCGTTGA